The following are from one region of the Saccharomyces kudriavzevii IFO 1802 strain IFO1802 genome assembly, chromosome: 12 genome:
- the DIF1 gene encoding Dif1p (similar to Saccharomyces cerevisiae DIF1 (YLR437C) and SML1 (YML058W); ancestral locus Anc_4.316), producing the protein MDAQLEWASSLVPKRQLHQQQQDQQDQQKQEDLHKDQLMTVGMRIRQRVDQGYASSTPGTSQASLQPGVIRDYSSVIVPQFTRSPLPTANSLPPMLINQRTMSTEASSLEKWGVPESAAEHETMVNGTKRRL; encoded by the coding sequence ATGGACGCGCAACTAGAATGGGCCAGCAGCCTCGTCCCGAAAAGACAGCTAcatcaacaacagcaagaTCAACAAGATCAACAAAAACAGGAGGACCTCCACAAGGACCAGCTGATGACCGTGGGCATGCGGATCAGACAGCGGGTCGACCAGGGTTATGCCTCGAGCACGCCGGGCACCTCGCAGGCGTCGCTGCAGCCGGGCGTCATCAGAGACTACTCGAGCGTTATTGTTCCGCAATTCACCAGGTCGCCGCTGCCCACGGCAAACTCGCTGCCACCCATGCTCATCAACCAGAGGACCATGTCGACGGAGGCGTCCTCGCTCGAGAAGTGGGGGGTGCCAGAGTCTGCCGCGGAGCACGAGACGATGGTCAACGGGACCAAGAGAAGACTTTGA